A stretch of the Desulforegula conservatrix Mb1Pa genome encodes the following:
- a CDS encoding diacylglycerol kinase yields MAATGLVLITEMFNSAIEALCDFIETNENEKIKVIKDISAAATGISILIWVVVMAVELTNFWKIFHT; encoded by the coding sequence ATGGCAGCCACAGGACTGGTGCTCATCACTGAAATGTTCAACAGCGCCATAGAGGCTCTGTGTGATTTCATCGAGACAAATGAAAACGAGAAAATAAAAGTAATCAAGGACATATCGGCAGCAGCCACAGGCATATCCATCCTTATCTGGGTCGTTGTGATGGCTGTTGAACTTACAAACTTTTGGAAAATTTTTCATACATAG